In Acipenser ruthenus chromosome 15, fAciRut3.2 maternal haplotype, whole genome shotgun sequence, a genomic segment contains:
- the LOC117964716 gene encoding SH2 domain-containing protein 3C-like: MSFRKLSFKWFGSLGNLSFRRSSSGSENKSSETLRHHGSLPEEGNFNKTMDDMDTCTRGQTYARSCDMYSHTGTMPRKDKSKDKGSRKSKGKAELSRKQSQRTSPDSVAESPFLSAMSGTTQDKPKSPPNQNNGRISS; encoded by the exons ATGAGCTTTCGAAAACTAA GCTTTAAGTGGTTTGGGAGTCTGGGCAACCTCTCCTTCAGACGCTCCTCCTCCGGGTCTGAGAACAAGTCTTCAGAGACCCTGCGGCACCATGGGAGCCTGCCTGAGGAAGGCAACTTTAACAAGACCATGGACGACATGGACACCTGTACCCGGGGCCAGACATACGCCCGGTCCTGTGACATGTACAGTCACACAGGCACCATGCCACGCAAGGACAAGTCCAAGGACAAGGGCTCCCGAAAGTCAAAGGGAAAAGCTGAGCTCAGTCGAAAGCAGAGCCAGAGAACCAGCCCCGATTCTGTGGCTGAGTCCCCTTTCTTAAGCGCCATGTCTGGCACAACCCAGGATAAGCCAAAATCACCACCCAACCAAA ACAACGGAAGAATCAGCAGCTAA